GTGCGAgatcacagaaaaaaatacgtgtttcttattttgagctactCTACAACATATTCAAAACCCATCAAAAGCGGTGAGGGACAACTCTGTCACTTTCCTTGTTAGCAAAAGGTTACGCAAAAATCGACAATATTTTTGatgcaaaataatgatataatatcaaaatatactGCATACCTGTTGGTGTTACACACGTTCGATTGAATCCTATggtttaattttgttattacttACAATTCATGTAATGTTTTGTTTCACTTTTGCTGTTTTGTGGGAATAGAGATCCTGTGTACTCCGTGCTCATGAACTTAATGAGCTTCCTTGTAAtccatgataaaatatatattgttgttgAATAACTCGTccatcttttttcttcttcttctgttTGTCTCTGTTTCTCCTTTTACATGTTTGCAAATATAGTTGCAACTAGGGAaaggtggggtaagacggaccgCGGGGTAAAATGGTCCATTTGCTAGATCTTATTAGTACGTACCTCTATCTGCtgaataaacataaaattaatttcctttttgatgctttttaactgtttaaaaattacgtcattatatcataagactatcgtaagttatttataaagaaacgtcaaattcttgcaaatagatctcgtgatctaatttcttagtattacattttaagtgactaagattgcaaaacttaaaatttttaaatttttctacaagttccatatttctggttatttagaagtaatatttcatcagttacatttaaaaaataattttgatacaggtaaataaaaataagataatattaatgttgttatgtggggtaaaatggaccaatttaaatggggtaaaacggaccaatttatatatttgttctacttatattttctacttatactttctacttatagttttttgcttatatatttgctctgatttgagaaatattttacatttcatttttttttttactggaaaaagctatgaaaaataaaaaacgcactgttaaaagtagaagaaacttgaaatttattgaaaataatgtctccaaataaaaacagattttataataattatttattttatttacatgctttattttaaaatgttatatttaatgttatatttaatataaacgttaaaaattataaagattataattattttaaagatttgtgtgtataatacaatgattaatgttaaattaatttctattcttattcaaaaatatttaataaataatatatagttttgattttgagttaatcagttaaattatttcttggtccatattatctcggcttggtccgttttaccccatgggtggggtaaaatggaccaaaattaagtttttaaaaatcttaataataattcaaacttttgcaaattttgaaaatttaacattataatcttataataaacattctacagtttcttcatgctaaatttcagttattttttgtcattaatataaaaaatatagccatTTTCGCTTAGGGGAtccgtcttaccccaccttcccctacAACAAAAAATCTTGTGCGTTTCGTTCTTGCAAGAGGCAAGAAGCCCGCTTCTAATCGCAAAAcaaattggtttttttttattttcacgtccCTGTAAACAATTATGAATAGTTCATGAATGTCATCGTTTTTATATGCGTGTAATACTATCAAAGGACGCTGTATGTCATTACATTTCGACTGTTGATGAATTCGAAATATGCAAAAGctggtctctctctctcttttattttctcatatattcttttagatttatataagaataatattattttagagaaaagTGTTTGAGGTAGttagaatagaaaataataaaataaagtaattaagCATAAAGTATTGATGATAATCTGTCGCTTATGTCGtcattttcttgaaaaatacgaGGAGTCcgtaataaatgcaattattacatcattacacaatataaagaaagaaaaatatttaaacttatgcACTTGCACACGcttattagtattatttaacCTTTGATTCTTGCGTCAGTCTACTAGTAATAATGTGGAACTCCACATTTactatagtaaataatatctaatcgACATTCTTAATGacgtttttttcttccttataACATAAAGATAGTGCGCATTTACAATGCAAATTCTTGTTTTGCAACAAATAGATGAATGttgaaatgtaaaaacttttaaagaattGAGTCTTACgtcaaaataaagaattactTTGTTTGCTCTATTTCAAGGACTTATATCTATGTTTAGCAAGCAGATTGTagttattgttttaaaaatattatatttgtgttaTCTTGCGTGTAAACTTaacttttttctcatattttcaataaatagtttgacgtagaaatctgaaatataaatctacttattgttttattaatcttaatagtttatttttaatttataaatagaatcctctattaaaatacatattgttaCGTCCCTACGGTGTTCTCGATTGTTCATCGAGTCAGcatggaaatttattaaaagaaaatcgaACGTCTCGTTGTCATGTTGTTGTCACATTGTTGATAACAACGACAGGAGTCTCGCGACAGCTGTCGTTTCGTACAGATGTGTTTATACGACggctattattattgtaattatttttgttctgAGTTTATATATTCGTTGAGTTACATTAAAgttatagttattttattaaaaagtgtcTCTTATTTCGGAGTGAAAGCGTGAGTCAACGGTTGTGTTACGTGCTTTAATATAAATCGAACTGGTGAACGTAACAATATCAAATATCtcctttataattaaaaaatcagtttttccatttatgtaaaatacatattcttaataatatgAAGAAAAATCCTTTACTAGCATTTTGTGTCACACTGTTGCATTTATTACGGCATTTGTCACagctgcatttatttttgtttgtgataatgtaataatgtgaaaattattttagcaataattcataatatacTCGATGGACAAGTGTATATAAAAGTTAGTTTTATTGATAAGTCATTATCGTGCTGCGTTATTCTCACTATCGTAGTTTGTAATTAATCACCAAAGGTGATCTAATGTAAGccgacaatttttaatacgtcttttttttgttagtaTTTTACTACACTTGTGGCCTGAGTATGTTTTTTCGTATGGTTTGCATTCTTTTTCTCAAACAAAATTCTATTCCACGTTTATGACCCAAGACGAAACagacatatataaaatgtttaatagaTTATATAAGCTAAATATGAGCCAGATATaagctaaaatatttaatttaaaaaatacatatatatatataacattatacatCTAACTggagaaaaatgtcatatatttttttcatttttatccttatgtatttataatttgcgacaAAACAGAATTCTATCACTGAGAAAAATATCCAGCGACTCTAATCGGAAAAAAACCGTTTGAACATCTTATCCGATTGATTTTGATTGGATTTGGGGCTATCCGATGAAATGATGGATGCCTTTATccgatgaaataaaatttccaatgaAATATGAACGGATAATGAGCTGCGATTTACTTATCcgtttaaattgatatataatatgatcGGACATTGCACTTGATCGGATAAAAATAAGGTATTTTTTCCGATCAAGCTGAATGTCCGATCTAATGTACTACattcgattaaaatattatccgataaagtgtaatatccgatgaaatacaatttatctGTTCAGAAGTCCGATGAAATACATGTGTACACATTTCGAAGTCGCACTGGTAACTCGATTGTGATTGGTCGTGCTAACAGTCGTACCGATGGGCCCAGCGTGCATGAGCCTGTACTCTATTGTCTCGTGTTCGTCATCGAAGCAGCGTGAAGGCAGTGTGACGCAATATtgtgtgcaatattttgtatataatagtGTATTACGTGTCAATTATTAAGAAGTGAAAGAAATGAATTGTAATACAGTTAGAACTGTTCTTGAAGAACTCAAAGTAGAAGAAGAAgtgatacaaattaatattaatattaattggtaTATTTAAGGGGAAAATTCCGATCAGATTCCGATCAGATTCCGATTAGATCTATTGATCGGACATAATATAATCGGACTATTCGTTCAAAAAGTAACAAACGGATATTTTCTAATCGGATATTTTTGATCGGTTATTTCAGTCTTCATCGGTTATTTTTTCCGATTGAAGGGATCGATAATATCCGtttgttactttttgaatGGATTTTCCGATCAATTTTAACCGGATTTTTCTCTCAGTGTATTTATCTCTTTCTGCGGTGTGTAATGTAGAAAAGATGTGAAAAAGGAATCAGCACTTACGTGCATCGAAGTACACAATATACAGGATTTTGGCCCAAATCATATAGATcgtttaaagtaaatttttttatatacgttttacaaaataataaatttaactgaAAATATCGGGAATATCAAGGAAAAATTGtgatgcatatttttattaattttacaaaaaaattaaaatatttataaaatatacatatattcttatttgtatatttaacgaattaatataatatatacttaattaataaatatcatataatggatttggaatataataaattcttcatTCCCAAGCAACATACATttctatgtatgtatatcATGACTGCAgtgaatatattcataaatatgtatatgcgtactatataaaatgcagtaatacatttttattgaattacaaATAAACTTGTACACATATGTTTCACCAATTAAAGTCagtaatctttttaaaaaagcacACCTTTACTTTTTGGTTGAATAACTAATATAGatcattcaattttataatttttacgacCTAGTCTTTGTctctattttgaaattatatctaatatcAACAGTCAcaataaagtatttatattgataatatattaagacTATCTTCCACCCTGTAATATGTGCTCTATGGAATAGAATTACAAGTAGCTCAAAAAACTCTAAACAAATTATTGGATAATAAAGTCAAAGGGAGTGTCAAACGGATTATCCTTCTGCTCTTTGTTAGTTGcgttgtaaattatatatgtatggtGCGGTAAACGTGAAAAGAATGCATTCTTATAAATGCGCCTTCTCCACAAATCCGCCTATAATCGGCagcaatttcaatttctccgTGATGTAATCCAGACTGATTTTCATTATCTCAAAGTTgttgtaaatgtaatataatatgccGAAGTAAAATAGGTACACTGTTGTAATATGAAGAACGTACATTCTGAAACATACACATTTCACATATACGATGAATTATATGATATCAAGTTTTCGACAAGTTGCATACAAAtcgaaaaaagataaaaaattaaaatatataaaatttaagtcaattttagttaaattttaatattattgatgcaaatttaatttaatgtaaataaattttaattaaactttgcaaatttaatttttaatgagatttaatttttagtaaatctatgaattttgtaaataatttcctaaaatttttagtaaatcaTATTTGATTGCTACTGTATTGCGATTATACGTAAAAATTCAATGCaagctgaaataaaaaatagaaatgtatGTGCAGCGTCAGAAGGGAACATTTAAacgagagaaatatttaaacaacgttagtttcttttactattttcttTCATCCTAACTTTCACATATTACGCTTATATTAATGATCTTATCTCACAAtgaaaattcagtttcttttgAGAATACGCAATTGTCGttcaaaaaatgtagaaactTCTTACGAGTGTTAAGATTATGCAAAGTATGTTTAACTGTATTTACCTTCCCTCTATTTATTGAAACCTTCAAACATTGTTTcgcattttaaacatttctaaactgcgactaaataaattttgtagaaCTGTCTTCTTTGCACAGAAATATACAACatggaatataatttatgcaaaatatactcACATCTTTTGATTCCGACGGGCTCTCGGCAAGGAAGATAAATCTTCTTTCATGCAATATTGTCGAGTACCCAGaacaacatttttcaaatattccaTTTTGTCAACATTAGCTTCGACATAAGTGCGAAACCTTTTTTTATCCGCTGGCAACAATTCGTCGAacatagttaatattttacggTTATGAAATACCCATTCCCTCGTGGTAAAATATTGCAGTACTTCGAGCCCAACTGAAATTCGTTTCTGGATTCTGACCATACTGTTAGAAAGaacgaaaagaaagaagataacaattaaaatagattacataatattatgtcattatataaatacattataaaaacattatgtaATGAGTAATGATTAATGGataaacattttcataaaGAGTACTCAGAACTTACAATCTTTTTTGTCGGAATATCAGCATCAAGAAGTCGATAAGGTATGCAGGTATAATGTGGAAAAAGAAGACGAATAAATTGTGCACAAATTTACTGCTGCGCATATCGTCATCAGGATACCAAACTTGTCCATCAAAGGGATTGTCATGAATAATACCCCTTCCCATGTCCAATACTTCCCTCCATGTGATCGGTGTTATATTGCTTTGCGTTACGTTGAATACGGGTATGCTCTTTGATCTATAAGAATGCAGAGAAATAGAGACAGAAAACTTGTTATTTctaatgcatttataatgtGTTTATGTAATAAGTAAAGTAATtccgcaaaaaaatatttaaaaaaaagataatgagttctaggataaaatataatacggaTATGCTCTTTGATCTATAAGAATGCAGAGAAATAGAGACGGAATGCTTATTATTTCTAGTGCATTTACAatgtgtttatataataagtaaaGTAATcgcgcaaaataatatttaaaaaaaagataataaattataagaaaagatataaattacaacAAAGTCcgtatttataaatctatcaGTTGTAAGTTTATCAGAGAAATCAagatgttacaaattttttaaaaataaatgctataattattttaaatactacattaaatattataagacagcgctcggaattagttgcacattttggGCCAATTCAAGAGACaacctgttcccccactaccgctcggccgctggcggtcgagccgccgatagctctgacGCAGGagtgttttatataagaaataggctcggttgttgaggcacctctcaaaaactagtaatattttctttgctacataaataatgtttattttcattaataattaaatatacagggtgtctggcaataatcgccccaccggtcatatacaggtagaggaggtcaaatcgagtagaacagtcctttaccatttttttatttttgtaataagtactaagtaattaagaggatgctggagtgcctgacgaactccgacgcgaaagcgccatcatttcgatggaactaaaaattagagtgatattatcggcataagtcataatctaagtatgaatgtattgtgtatgcgtatgtgtggtgcgtgtatatattcgcatattattgtatagcgcctctctgatattatcctggaactaatcttctgttatttttcatctgttataccgatattggacgcacacgtatgtaaaaatagtcggacaagaatattttttacattagacttttcagcccaattttaatggttccataacattttattatgcagtGCGCAATTCGCGCTGCTCTTATTCGGTgtattaaaatcgttaaacttttataaaaagctaaaattgATAGCTCTAAAAGACATGTTATCCTAAGAgtatgtcaataaaaattaatgttataaataactttatttttccgaattttttcGACCAACGCGAATTCCCTTTTTGTGTGCTCTTTAATTCTGCAAaaggatttttaattctatgcaGGCAGAAAAAAGCtgtatttgttagaaaaaagtcAGGAAAAATACAGCATTCATGTGGTAAAACagaactccagcatcctcttaaaaatagaaaaacaaaatcaTGCTCGCGAGCAGCCTTCAGAAACCGCTGGATGGGGACTCGGCCCCCACTATCTCGCCGTCCCCACTTATGTTTGTTCGCTATCTTTTGTTCTAAGGCTTGGCTAGGCCTGGCATAACGCATTGTCTGTACAGCAGATCTCGATGTTAGCCTCACCACGCGTTTAGTGTTTTCGATAATTCTCAAGCTTTGGTGTCCGCAGttttaatgattttgtttttctattttttaaatacgatcGTACAAAAGTATTGATTGGACGTATGCATTTACATTATAGCTTAATCTTAGGGATActtaacatataatatttcaaaatcttaataccGAAAACAAAATGCCATATGACAAGGAAAAACTGCAAAACATTTTGCTCCAAAGCGATTGCCGAACACTTGATAACAATGGGAAAATATTACCTCCGTCACATCAAACGTTTATTCGCATTGCCAACCGCATGGCATTGTGTGGCTCGCATATAGAACCACGTCACGTTTACACGATTGTAAATGAGGATCGTAACGGATTTAGAACCCTTGTCGCAAAAACATACAACATTGACAAAAAGGAAACCAAAGCAATCAACATTAGTGATTTTTCTTTGGATATTGATTTATCTGACGAAAGTCACATTGCATCGGATAAtcattttgctaaaaaaattaagttagtTTTATCTTCACAGAACTGGCAAGCTATTGccccgaaaaaaaagatttcttcTGATAGAGTGTACTGGAAATTTCAAGAAGGATGGGCTGATATCATAGCCGAAAAAATATGCTTGCaacataaaacaataaattgtgTTTTTGCGTTTAAAAACAACCTAACAACTCCGTCTGCGACTGCAGCAAACTATTCGACATTCACTGATTATTGTACACAGTGCAAAGCCCAAATAACTGGTCGATTAGAGAAAGCCCCGATGAAAGACGTTGACGTAATTTTCTCATGCAGAATAGACGGTATCCAACCTAATAAGCATACTGATATTGAAGTAAGACAATTGAGAGGTAAACGTCGAGAAAAGATTGCTACTCAAATGATCGATCAAAAAAAGAGTGCTGTCGTTATTAGGCGAGAAATGGCGAGAAAATACAAAGATTTTGGAGGAAAAAATCCGTCGATAATCCCAAAAGCTAACGTCCTCCGTAAGGCAAAGGAGCAACAATTGTTGAAAATGTATGGGCTGGAGTTTGCGCTTCGTCCTCTCAATTTGTTGAAAGAGTCAACAGTTGGAGATCATGCGGGCGCTATACATAATATCGGTCTGCTGAAATTCCACTGCATATACTGGACACCAGAGCAAGAACAGATTTATACCGCTCGGTGCAAAAACAATCCAAATGCCATTATGACGATTGATGCTACCGGAAGTATTGCAAAAAATGATCACAAAGATGACcctcatatttttctttttcaatgcATGATAGTTACCAATGAAGGCAGTGTACCGGTGTTTCAAATGGTAACCAGTGACCAACGGTCATTTCAAATCGCTAACTTTCTTCGCATTATTCTATCGAAACGTTTACCTCGTCCTCCTATTGTTGTATGCGATTTTGGACGAGCATTGGTTAATGCTGTAGCAGAAATCTTAGGTAGTTGCAGCAGTTTAGCCGACTACTTAGAAAGATGCTATGCAGCTATTAAGCAGATTCCTACAAATATACCGACAACATACATTCGACTAGATGTAAGTCACATATCTGCTATGGTATCACGATGGAGTTGTATTAAATCGACAGGTAATGCAGGACGACAATTATACTTACGGTGTATTACACAAGCTTATCAAATGAGTGATTTTAAGAATGTAGCTTATTTTCTCGAATCAGTCCTAATAGTATGCTTAAGTGAGTTTATCGGAAATGGGAAAGATGGTTTACCATTGCGGTCAGAAATACGCATGCAAGTACTTGATGAAGCTATTGAAGGAGATAATTCTGATTTCTCTGAGGTAAAGGATAATGCAGAACCCAAGATAACGGACGAGGATAATAAAGAAGTCCTCTCAGAGGACGCGTGTATAGACAGCGTGAACTGGAAGCAATGGGCTGACGATTTATACAATTCTGCtgaaagaattgcaaaaacatGCATGGAAGAAAATCGTCCAAACGGATGTTATAATCCGGCCTTCGCTCTTCGTCTATCAAAACAATTGCTACCGTTTATTCCACTTTGGACTGGCATAATGCGATCATATTTTGGAACAGGTTCAAACATAGCAACATCTTCATCAGTCGAAGCAGAATTTAATGATCTCAAGAATCGTTCATTTGCAAATCAACTTCCAATGCGGATTGATTTGTTTGTATTGCAACATTTGAATCATCTTGatggcaaaataaaattggccTCAAATCCCTGCGATGTAGCGATTCCTAATTACGTGGATTTCTCTAGAAATAATGACCAGTCCATAAATCATCACACTAAATACGACAAGTTCTCCTTAAAAGACACGAATATAGAATCTAATGACAACTCAATTATGCAATCTAGTGTTTTGAGCGACTCTCATACACAGGACTTCGAAACGCTTCCTGTTTGCGGTCAGCAAATGATAGGAAAGTATGGGGAACTTGCATCAATAGAAGTCAACGGCAAAATTGGCACAAATAGCCAAAACGATCAAACTCCACAAATGGattatgtacataaaaatgatCAAGGTCATATAACTGATAACGAAGAGCAGACAGCTGaaacgaatatttttgaaagtttcaATATGGACAGCTCATCGATAGATTCGTTTAAAGGTAAAGATATTCTATCAAGCACTCTCGATGAATGTGATAATTGGAATATATGCGAGAACTGGCGCGGAAAAGCTGCCAAAGAATCGTGGGCGgaatcaaaagaaaatgaaaataaggtAAAAGCTGATCCGAAAATACATTCACTTAAGAGATCAGGTGATTCTATTAAATGTTCGGCTGTAAAAAGACGTAAGCCCACAAAGTTGGACAAATGCCCGGAAtggaaatacataaaaaatgttaagttCTGTAAGCTTCCAAGcttaaaaaatggtaattttTGTCCTCCTGTGAATATGggaaaatatttgctaaacgtaaaaaatacatgtgcATTCGATTCAATATTGCAGGTTATTTTAAGTGCAATCGcttcaaatacattttatttagaaaaacttAAGGATACTGCAAATCGCACAATAATGTTTGTTCGGAGCCTTGTTCAAGATAAGCAACGAATAACGATGGCCAGTTACAAAGAAAGAGCTGAAATTCTTTCtacattatcaatatttaatattgaacaatTTACGAGGACAATAAAACGCTTAGATACAAATTGCAATGCAGCACACTTAGCGCAATATCTATTTGTCGATGTTCCCAGTCATAAAACGAGAGTTATCTGCTCATGCGGATATCACATAGAAACCAAAAATGTTGCGCTTAGCATTAATGTTAATGTATTATTGTGCGAGGGAttcaattttatgcaaaaggCTATAGATGAGGGTCGAACATCACAACGTTTATGTCGAAAGTGCCATAGTATCATCGATGACGAAATAGAATATGGACCACACATAATAATTGATACCACGATTTTAACtgacaataattacaaaatcagAAATGAAGGTCTTATCCACGCTTTAAAATCAATTGCTGAaactatcgaaataaaaaataaaacctaCCGATTAGCTGGTCTCGTTCACTACTATCCTGGACACTACGTAGCTTACGTAAAATTAGGTATATATTGGTACAAGTATGACGATCTAGCCAAAGGTCGTCAAAGCGTGCAACCAAGCACGGAAGTGAAACCTCATCTGATAGTATACACGCAGgcttcttaataaaattttatgaggtttattttgttaaaattagtatttagaataaagatttataatcgttaaataaaaaggaacagattatttcacaaaaatataaaaagaaaacaaaaaaataaacaaaaatttaaaaaaaccaaaaaaaatttttaaataaaaaaaattaaaaaaaaactaaaaaacaaaaaataaaaaaaaacaaaaagtggATCCAAATCTTACCACGTCCTCGTCGTTGGATCTGGATAACGCCAAGAGTAAGAGTTCAATTATACGCAAAAGAAAGACAATGCATCAGAAATCATTATccattcataaaaaaaagtgataacTCTAAAAAAGTGTAAACTCTAAATCTGAGTTACAGATAAGTATATCCCATTGATAAAATCTCAtgattctaattaatattaataaaattgtatgtataaaatatacaaaatgtacgTATATAATGCCGCAAAACACTTGTATAAAACGTGTATAGCTACACACTTTTTTTAAACcttacgttataattaattttaataaaagaattacatttaaaaaaattacaaatatgatggcgacaatttgaaaattatcatatatgCCCAGAATTATACGAGAACACGAGAATTGTTTTAGAATAAGCGGAACTCTCGAAAGCTGACCGGCATCTCACCTCGATACTCGAAAATATGCGTTTTTCGGGcaaaataatagttaaaaaaatttctaattgttttaattgccagaactctttggaaaggcAATGTACATGCTCAGAACTATACGAGAACTGTTTTAGAATAAGCAGAACTCTCGAAAACTGACCGGCATCTCACCTCGATACTCGAAAATATGCGTTTTTCGggcaaaataattgttaaaaaaaatttctaattgttttaattgccagaactctttggaaaggcAATGTACATGCTCAGAACTATACGAGAACTGTTTTAGAATAAGCAGAACTCTCGAAAACTGACCGGCATCTCACCTCGATACTCGAAAATATGCGTTTTTCGggcaaaataattgttaaaaaaaatttctaattgttttaattgccagaactctttggaaaggcAATGTACATGCTCAGAACTATACGAGAACTGTTTTAGAATAAGCAGAACTCTCGGAAACTGACCGGCATCTCACCTCGATACTCGAAAATATGCGTTTTTCGggcaaaataattgttaaaaaaaatttctaattgttttaattgccagaactctttggaaaggcAATGTACATGCTCAGAACTATACGAGAACTGTTTTAGAATAAGCAGAACTCTCGAAAACTGACCGGCATCTCACCTCGATACTCGAAAATATGCGTTTTTCGggcaaaataattgttaaaaaaaatttctaattgttttaattgccagaactctttggaaaggcAATGTACATGCTCAGAACTATACGAGAACTGTTTTAGAATAAGCAGAACTCTCGAAAACTGACTGGCATCTCACCTCGATACTCGAAAATATGCGTTTTTCGggcaaaataattgttaaaaaaaatttctaattgttttaattgccagaactctttggaaaggcAATGTACATGCTCAGAACTATACGAG
This window of the Linepithema humile isolate Giens D197 chromosome 1, Lhum_UNIL_v1.0, whole genome shotgun sequence genome carries:
- the LOC137001248 gene encoding putative fatty acyl-CoA reductase CG8306 produces the protein MTSKSIPVFNVTQSNITPITWREVLDMGRGIIHDNPFDGQVWYPDDDMRSSKFVHNLFVFFFHIIPAYLIDFLMLIFRQKRFMVRIQKRISVGLEVLQYFTTREWVFHNRKILTMFDELLPADKKRFRTYVEANVDKMEYLKNVVLGTRQYCMKEDLSSLPRARRNQKIMYVLHITTVYLFYFGILYYIYNNFEIMKISLDYITEKLKLLPIIGGFVEKAHL